One genomic region from Terriglobales bacterium encodes:
- a CDS encoding TonB-dependent receptor, which produces MDHQQVVLQVACDQFQRWTNVAMHASAMEVFLNPGNVLRRAAVSCLLLSVTFILLSSFAIGQATTGSIYGTVTDPSGAVLAHATVSARNLQTGVIKTVESTDSGDYTFTVLDPGDYEVSITMTGFKSQTQRGVRLDANQSVHVNFALQLGSAEQQVTVEAGTTLVDTRESQIGTTVDEKRIQDLPLNGRNAYDLVQIVPGVTNYQPDVATGSRQGAQLSVNAIPTNNTGFYLDGSYDANLWRFGGNLLPNPDALQEFRILTSNFDAEFGRSPGGVVNVITRSGTNSFHGVAYDYLRNDVLNAKNYFDTSVTPLRQNQFGATFGGPIRRDKAFFFLSYQGLRVHTPVIIGSSSLVTPTPAEAQGDFSAMPSKFWPKQPNGTFYSCNGVQGVICQNLLDPVAQNLLKFVPLADPTTGRPPEQSSNANLNSDQGMARIDWQLTPSHKLSGTYFESRGTSLNPTATGNQILSYAGMQNYEGQYNAVVNDTWLVSSTKVNDLRLFYSLNHYIISNIYGNQHFLPDLGSQAPMGGNYNAVPFFTITGYWAMGTNNGGPNNLPSSSLGAADTFNWSLGRHELKFGGSYIWDKFASTGGAASNGLFTFAGTTTGNALGDFLLGKASSLRQNNGVFFRSHSQDPSLFVQDNWRVARRLALNFGLRWECFPMYTGQNDTATFVPNMQSTRFPTAPLGLVFSGDPGIPDGIFKTPFNTFAPRFGFAYDVFGNGKTSLRGSYGIFDAAIDQVAVSNNLVQQPYSLTINVSKTPNLVNPYAPGVSPFPYNPDPSNAKFTSGATIFGLEPGADNIPYVQEYSLGLQQQLGSSWSAELSYVGNGGRHFNITHDANAAIYAPGASTTTAGLNARRPYEPTPTKYTFGQISQVVFGSNFNYNSMQMTLKHTFSNRFSMLASYVWSKAIAQGPVVNDYDLASSRGLSALDIRHNFVVSYIYALPDLHALGDFGTQVLSGWQLNGVTTLHTGSPFNITSGVDSSLDGNTNDRPDTIGDPYAIDNGSRAAKIAHYFNTAAFAKVPAGVPFGNTQYNALIGPDYVNTDLSAFKTFKLYGERTALQFRAEVFNLFNNVNLDNPNGVMSSPKFGTIGGASAPRIMQFGLRLSY; this is translated from the coding sequence ATGGATCATCAACAAGTGGTCTTGCAGGTGGCATGCGATCAATTTCAACGGTGGACCAACGTCGCGATGCACGCGTCCGCCATGGAGGTCTTCTTGAACCCTGGCAACGTTCTCCGTCGCGCTGCTGTTTCTTGCCTTCTGCTGAGCGTCACTTTCATTCTTCTCTCCAGCTTTGCAATTGGCCAGGCCACGACCGGATCCATCTATGGCACTGTGACTGATCCATCCGGCGCTGTTCTCGCGCACGCCACCGTGTCTGCACGCAACCTGCAAACCGGCGTAATCAAGACGGTCGAATCAACCGACTCGGGAGACTACACCTTCACCGTGCTCGATCCCGGAGACTACGAGGTGTCGATCACGATGACGGGGTTCAAGTCGCAAACGCAGCGCGGCGTCAGGCTGGATGCAAATCAGAGTGTGCACGTGAACTTTGCATTGCAGCTTGGATCGGCGGAGCAGCAGGTGACGGTTGAGGCCGGCACAACTTTGGTCGATACGCGTGAGTCGCAGATAGGCACGACCGTCGACGAGAAGCGCATCCAGGATCTGCCGTTGAATGGGCGAAACGCGTATGACTTGGTCCAGATTGTACCCGGCGTGACTAACTATCAACCAGACGTTGCAACTGGCTCGCGTCAAGGCGCGCAGTTGAGTGTGAACGCGATTCCAACCAACAACACTGGGTTCTATCTTGACGGTTCGTATGACGCCAATCTCTGGCGATTCGGCGGCAACCTGTTGCCGAATCCCGACGCGCTCCAGGAATTTCGCATTCTCACCAGCAACTTCGACGCCGAGTTCGGCCGCTCGCCTGGCGGCGTGGTGAACGTGATCACGCGTTCTGGTACGAATTCATTCCATGGCGTCGCGTATGACTACCTGCGCAACGATGTTCTGAACGCGAAGAACTACTTCGACACAAGCGTAACGCCGCTTCGGCAGAACCAGTTCGGCGCGACCTTTGGCGGCCCGATCCGTCGTGACAAGGCATTCTTCTTTTTGTCGTATCAGGGCCTTCGCGTGCACACGCCGGTGATCATTGGCTCGAGCAGCCTGGTCACTCCGACGCCGGCGGAAGCGCAAGGCGATTTCTCGGCGATGCCCAGCAAGTTCTGGCCGAAGCAGCCGAATGGCACGTTTTATTCGTGCAATGGCGTGCAAGGCGTGATCTGCCAGAACCTGCTCGATCCCGTCGCGCAGAATCTGCTTAAGTTCGTTCCACTGGCGGACCCGACCACAGGTCGTCCGCCGGAGCAGTCTTCGAATGCAAACCTAAACTCGGACCAGGGTATGGCCCGAATTGATTGGCAGCTCACTCCGTCTCACAAGCTGTCGGGGACGTACTTCGAATCGCGGGGCACGTCGCTAAATCCCACGGCGACTGGCAATCAGATCCTTAGCTACGCCGGCATGCAAAACTACGAAGGCCAATACAACGCTGTAGTCAACGACACCTGGCTCGTATCTTCGACGAAGGTGAATGATCTAAGGCTGTTCTATTCTCTGAACCACTACATCATTTCGAACATCTACGGAAACCAACATTTTCTTCCGGACCTCGGCAGCCAGGCTCCGATGGGCGGCAACTACAACGCCGTTCCGTTTTTCACTATTACCGGCTACTGGGCGATGGGCACGAACAATGGCGGCCCGAACAATCTGCCGTCGTCATCGCTCGGAGCGGCCGACACGTTTAACTGGTCACTGGGACGACATGAGCTGAAGTTCGGCGGATCTTACATTTGGGACAAGTTCGCGAGCACTGGTGGCGCAGCGTCGAACGGACTTTTTACCTTCGCCGGCACGACGACCGGGAACGCGCTCGGTGATTTCCTGCTCGGTAAAGCGTCCTCTCTGCGCCAGAACAATGGCGTCTTCTTCCGCAGCCACTCTCAGGATCCATCGCTGTTTGTCCAAGACAACTGGCGCGTGGCGCGCCGCTTGGCGCTGAACTTCGGCCTGCGCTGGGAATGTTTCCCGATGTATACCGGCCAGAACGATACGGCGACGTTCGTACCAAACATGCAGTCAACGCGCTTCCCCACAGCTCCTTTAGGACTCGTGTTCTCGGGCGATCCTGGTATTCCCGATGGAATTTTCAAGACGCCGTTTAACACGTTCGCTCCTCGATTCGGGTTCGCCTATGACGTGTTCGGCAATGGCAAGACGTCGTTGCGTGGCTCGTACGGCATCTTCGACGCGGCGATTGATCAGGTCGCAGTTTCAAACAATCTTGTGCAGCAACCATATTCGCTCACCATAAACGTCTCGAAGACGCCGAACCTTGTGAATCCGTATGCTCCGGGCGTCAGCCCCTTCCCTTACAATCCCGATCCTTCGAATGCAAAGTTCACTTCGGGCGCAACGATCTTTGGTCTTGAACCCGGTGCAGACAACATTCCTTATGTGCAGGAGTATTCATTGGGATTGCAACAGCAGTTGGGTTCGAGCTGGAGTGCTGAACTGTCGTATGTGGGAAACGGAGGACGGCATTTCAACATCACTCACGACGCGAACGCTGCGATTTATGCGCCGGGCGCTTCCACCACTACGGCCGGCTTGAACGCGCGTCGTCCGTATGAGCCAACACCGACCAAGTACACCTTCGGCCAAATCTCGCAGGTCGTATTCGGTTCCAATTTCAATTACAACTCCATGCAGATGACGCTGAAGCACACTTTCAGCAATCGCTTCTCAATGCTCGCAAGCTACGTCTGGTCGAAGGCAATTGCGCAAGGTCCGGTGGTCAACGACTATGACCTGGCCAGCAGTCGCGGACTCTCGGCGCTCGATATTCGACACAACTTTGTGGTTTCGTATATTTATGCCCTGCCCGACCTTCACGCGCTCGGTGATTTCGGAACTCAGGTGCTGAGCGGATGGCAGCTCAACGGTGTGACCACTCTTCACACCGGATCGCCTTTCAACATTACTTCCGGTGTGGACTCGAGTCTCGATGGCAATACCAACGACCGCCCGGATACCATCGGAGATCCTTACGCCATAGATAATGGAAGCCGCGCGGCCAAGATCGCGCACTACTTCAATACCGCGGCATTCGCGAAGGTGCCGGCAGGTGTTCCCTTCGGCAATACGCAGTACAACGCCCTGATCGGTCCGGATTATGTGAATACCGATCTCTCCGCATTTAAGACGTTCAAACTCTACGGCGAGAGAACCGCATTACAGTTCCGGGCGGAGGTATTCAACTTGTTTAATAACGTGAATCTGGATAATCCGAACGGTGTGATGAGCAGCCCGAAATTCGGCACGATCGGCGGCGCCAGTGCGCCACGAATCATGCAGTTCGGATTGCGTTTGAGCTACTAG
- a CDS encoding SUMF1/EgtB/PvdO family nonheme iron enzyme, whose product MVNCRVAVGFGLYLSIIGITLPAHGQDPNVHVVGASLIEGPSKPEEFPRWIADMHRWRHEQLVRIGYDGSEYDRPELKWTQSSFMQPQMMIEDRYFYDPVAGKYTVNRYLDDLEKRYGGIDAVLIWPTYPNIGIDSRNQFDMFRDMPGGIAGIRQMVADFHARKVRVLFPIMLWDQGTRDVGKPEAEGLAEELAAVGADGVNGDTMNAVPRLFRIASDKTGHPLAFEPEHLTQDEALAYNNMDWAQAVPANPIQQSGPMRQYLGVAGPEYVDKYKWLEHRHMTNISDRWQRDKNVDLQYAFFNGIGMETWENIWGIWNGLTSRDAETIRRIAKIERYFAPLLVSEGWEPHAPMLRFEVYASKWPAQERTLWTIINRNEYDVDREQISLPNTTGLRYFDVWHGVELKPEVHGDHITLSFPIEAKGFGALLATTSSDAALDAFLREMKQLNSVRLDSFSKQWTVLPQTMTAIQSTKPASSAPEGMVKIPATEYQFDVDGVEIEGGNLAGVDFQYPWENEARRHHHHIMQVASFFIDKYPVTNDQFKKFIDATHYHPKDDHNFLKDWTNGSYPEGWTNRPVTWVSLEDARAYAAWAGKRLPHEWEWQLAAQGTDGRTYPWGNQWDAKMVPPVNRSREASGPADVTAHPQAASPFGVEDLVGDVWQWTDEYSDEHTRAAVLRGGSYYRPTGSVWYFPQAYELHQHGKYLMMAPGRDRAATIGFRCVVDAAPAK is encoded by the coding sequence ATGGTGAACTGCCGCGTTGCTGTTGGCTTCGGGTTGTACTTGTCGATTATTGGCATAACGTTACCGGCGCATGGGCAGGACCCGAACGTGCACGTGGTCGGCGCGTCGCTGATTGAAGGTCCCTCGAAACCAGAAGAGTTCCCGCGCTGGATCGCCGACATGCACCGCTGGCGGCACGAACAGCTGGTTCGCATCGGCTACGACGGATCTGAATATGACCGTCCGGAGCTGAAGTGGACGCAGAGCAGCTTCATGCAGCCGCAGATGATGATCGAGGACCGATACTTCTACGATCCGGTCGCAGGCAAGTACACCGTCAACCGCTACCTCGACGATCTGGAGAAACGCTACGGCGGCATCGACGCCGTGCTCATCTGGCCGACTTATCCGAACATCGGCATTGATAGCCGCAATCAATTTGACATGTTTCGTGACATGCCGGGCGGGATCGCCGGCATCCGCCAGATGGTTGCGGATTTCCACGCCCGTAAAGTGCGGGTGCTGTTTCCAATCATGCTCTGGGATCAGGGAACGCGCGATGTCGGCAAGCCGGAAGCTGAAGGGCTTGCGGAAGAATTGGCGGCTGTCGGCGCCGATGGAGTGAACGGTGACACCATGAACGCTGTTCCGCGCTTGTTCCGTATCGCGTCGGACAAGACTGGACATCCTCTCGCATTCGAACCCGAACACCTCACGCAAGACGAAGCGCTCGCCTACAACAACATGGACTGGGCGCAAGCGGTGCCCGCGAATCCCATTCAGCAGTCCGGTCCGATGCGGCAATATCTCGGCGTTGCCGGACCAGAATATGTCGACAAATACAAGTGGCTCGAGCATCGCCACATGACAAACATCTCCGATCGTTGGCAGCGCGACAAGAACGTTGATCTGCAATACGCGTTCTTCAACGGCATCGGGATGGAGACATGGGAGAACATCTGGGGGATCTGGAACGGGCTCACATCGCGAGATGCTGAAACGATCCGACGGATCGCAAAGATCGAGCGCTACTTCGCGCCACTGCTCGTGAGCGAAGGCTGGGAGCCGCACGCGCCGATGCTTCGCTTCGAGGTCTATGCAAGCAAGTGGCCTGCGCAAGAGCGCACGCTATGGACGATCATCAACCGCAACGAATACGACGTCGACCGCGAACAGATATCACTGCCAAACACAACCGGGCTACGTTACTTTGACGTCTGGCACGGAGTTGAGTTGAAGCCCGAGGTGCACGGCGACCACATCACGCTGAGCTTCCCGATAGAAGCGAAAGGATTCGGCGCGCTGCTGGCGACGACAAGCTCGGATGCGGCCCTCGATGCATTCTTGCGCGAGATGAAGCAGCTTAACTCCGTCCGCCTCGACAGCTTCTCGAAGCAGTGGACGGTGTTGCCGCAGACAATGACCGCGATCCAGTCGACGAAACCGGCCTCGTCCGCCCCCGAAGGCATGGTCAAAATTCCCGCAACGGAATACCAATTTGACGTTGACGGCGTTGAGATCGAAGGAGGCAATCTCGCCGGCGTCGACTTTCAATATCCGTGGGAGAATGAGGCGCGCCGGCATCACCACCACATCATGCAGGTGGCAAGCTTCTTTATTGACAAGTACCCGGTCACCAACGACCAGTTTAAGAAATTCATTGATGCTACTCACTACCACCCGAAGGACGATCACAATTTCTTAAAGGACTGGACGAATGGGAGCTATCCGGAGGGTTGGACTAATCGGCCAGTCACGTGGGTATCGCTGGAAGACGCGCGTGCCTATGCTGCCTGGGCCGGCAAGCGCCTGCCGCACGAGTGGGAGTGGCAGCTTGCAGCGCAAGGCACCGATGGGCGCACCTATCCTTGGGGCAACCAGTGGGACGCGAAAATGGTTCCGCCGGTCAACCGCTCGCGTGAAGCCAGCGGTCCTGCTGATGTAACCGCGCATCCGCAAGCTGCCAGCCCGTTTGGTGTGGAGGATCTAGTCGGTGATGTGTGGCAGTGGACCGATGAGTATTCTGACGAGCACACACGCGCGGCTGTATTGCGCGGCGGCAGCTACTACCGCCCGACGGGATCGGTGTGGTATTTCCCACAAGCTTATGAGCTGCACCAGCACGGCAAATATTTGATGATGGCGCCGGGTCGCGATCGCGCGGCAACCATTGGCTTTCGCTGCGTTGTAGATGCGGCACCAGCAAAGTAG
- a CDS encoding LacI family DNA-binding transcriptional regulator, which produces MATIKEIAKAAGVSIGTASNVINGLSTVRAASRKRVLDAIDTLGYQPSMLGRALRKEKTNMIVMIVPDITNPFFPAAVRGAEDIAFQNGYRLVLCNSDNDSSKEASYIREMQTYRPSGLIIVPAEQSRSLEGAKAYVKAGSGVVYLDRIPPKWHGDCVTSAHEEGAYAATRHLIEIGHYRIATITGPLTATSAIARLNGYRRAMKAARLSVPANYIQEAEFNMPSGHAKATLLLQTVPRPTAIFAGNDLIALGVLTAIREAKLECPREVSVVGFDNLAESDVTLPTLTTVDQSAYQLGAQAAQAVIERAGRKSGPARHIVLAPQLRVKGSTAPPPGNNMKSRSARSRH; this is translated from the coding sequence ATGGCCACGATTAAGGAAATTGCGAAAGCCGCAGGTGTCTCGATCGGTACTGCGTCGAACGTGATTAATGGACTTTCCACGGTTCGCGCAGCCTCACGCAAACGCGTGCTGGACGCGATCGACACCCTCGGCTATCAGCCCTCGATGTTGGGCCGAGCGCTGCGTAAAGAGAAGACGAACATGATCGTGATGATCGTCCCCGACATTACGAACCCATTCTTTCCTGCGGCGGTGCGCGGCGCTGAGGATATCGCTTTTCAGAACGGTTACCGGCTCGTCCTTTGCAATTCCGACAATGATTCCTCAAAGGAAGCTAGCTACATACGCGAGATGCAGACTTACCGCCCGTCGGGTCTGATCATCGTGCCCGCCGAGCAAAGTCGTAGCCTCGAAGGCGCGAAAGCATATGTGAAGGCCGGATCGGGCGTCGTGTACCTCGATCGTATTCCCCCAAAGTGGCACGGTGACTGTGTCACTAGCGCGCACGAAGAGGGAGCCTACGCGGCAACCCGCCATCTCATCGAGATTGGCCACTACCGCATCGCCACCATCACTGGGCCCCTAACCGCCACCAGCGCAATCGCGAGACTAAATGGCTATCGACGAGCCATGAAAGCCGCGCGGTTGAGTGTGCCCGCGAACTACATTCAAGAAGCCGAATTCAACATGCCATCAGGACATGCAAAAGCGACTCTACTTTTGCAGACGGTGCCCAGACCTACGGCGATCTTCGCCGGCAACGATCTGATAGCTCTTGGAGTGTTGACGGCGATTCGCGAGGCTAAGCTCGAATGTCCCCGCGAAGTTTCGGTTGTCGGATTTGATAACCTCGCCGAGAGCGATGTCACATTACCCACGCTCACCACAGTCGATCAGTCTGCATATCAGCTCGGAGCCCAGGCTGCGCAGGCTGTGATTGAGCGTGCAGGACGGAAGAGTGGCCCAGCTCGCCACATCGTGCTAGCACCCCAGCTGCGTGTAAAAGGCTCGACTGCTCCCCCACCCGGAAACAATATGAAGAGCCGTTCCGCGCGAAGTCGGCATTAA
- a CDS encoding GRP family sugar transporter: protein MYLPPTYLAALLFMIGSMLCWGSWANTMKLCPGYRFQLFYWDYIIGLILGIIAFGFTLGSMGSVGPVFLHDIASAPTYSIIMAAIGGAVFNVANLLLVAAIEIAGLAVAFPIGIGLALIVGALSSYIIAPKGNPLLLFGGIALVVIAIVCDALAYRTHESGQRRGGNVRGVVISLLSGVLMGSFYPLVSKSMSVPNAPGPYATCLFFVIGCALCAIPVNYLFMRKPIDGGVPVSMSGYASASAAWHWAGIFGGIVWVAGATLNFVASRVNFVGPAISYSIGQGATMVSAGWGVFVWREFASPTTRVRNLLIAMFACFVAGLAAIAIAPLY, encoded by the coding sequence ATGTATCTGCCGCCGACTTATCTAGCCGCGCTGCTGTTCATGATTGGCAGCATGCTGTGCTGGGGTTCATGGGCCAATACCATGAAGCTCTGCCCGGGATACCGATTTCAGCTCTTTTACTGGGACTACATTATCGGGCTGATCCTCGGCATCATCGCCTTCGGCTTCACCCTCGGATCGATGGGCAGTGTTGGCCCGGTGTTCCTGCATGACATCGCCAGCGCCCCCACTTATTCGATCATCATGGCAGCAATTGGTGGAGCGGTATTTAACGTGGCAAACCTGTTGCTTGTTGCGGCGATCGAGATTGCCGGACTGGCGGTGGCGTTTCCGATCGGCATCGGTTTGGCACTTATCGTCGGTGCGCTGAGCAGCTACATCATTGCGCCTAAGGGAAACCCACTGCTGCTGTTCGGAGGCATCGCCCTGGTCGTGATCGCAATTGTGTGCGACGCGCTCGCGTATCGCACTCACGAAAGCGGACAACGTCGCGGCGGCAATGTGCGCGGAGTCGTTATCAGCCTCTTATCGGGAGTGCTGATGGGCAGCTTCTATCCGCTGGTGAGCAAGTCAATGAGTGTGCCCAACGCGCCGGGTCCTTATGCGACCTGCTTATTTTTTGTGATCGGCTGCGCACTCTGCGCGATCCCCGTGAACTATCTCTTCATGCGCAAACCAATCGATGGTGGTGTGCCAGTTAGCATGAGTGGCTACGCCTCGGCATCAGCGGCATGGCATTGGGCGGGAATTTTTGGCGGCATAGTCTGGGTTGCAGGAGCGACGCTCAATTTCGTAGCCTCTCGCGTCAACTTTGTCGGCCCTGCCATCTCCTATTCCATAGGACAAGGCGCCACTATGGTGTCAGCCGGCTGGGGAGTGTTCGTCTGGCGCGAGTTTGCGTCGCCGACGACGCGCGTGCGCAATCTCCTGATTGCAATGTTCGCCTGCTTCGTTGCCGGGCTCGCCGCCATCGCCATCGCTCCTCTTTATTAA
- the rbsK gene encoding ribokinase, translated as MKPIVVVGSINMDLVTQVERIPRPGETLTGCGFQTHSGGKGANQAVAVARLGHPCVLLGAVGEDLFGQELLATLRRYGVDTARVTRVPGPSGTASIAVSATGENSIIVTPGANAHVTTDYLMRNKELIREAGIVLSQLEIPIETVQALALLCSEHKIPLMLDPAPARTLNSSILKNVQWFTPNQTEAEFYAGDGSPEEILNRLFSYGVRKVVLKRGADGAMIAAADGTRCRAEAFKVATRDTTAAGDAYNGAFAVALMRDYAIHECARFAAAAAAISVTRHGAQPSLPTQDEVEALLESVSEASVSDN; from the coding sequence ATGAAACCAATCGTTGTGGTCGGCAGCATCAACATGGACCTTGTCACGCAGGTAGAGCGAATACCGCGTCCGGGTGAGACGCTTACGGGTTGCGGCTTCCAAACCCACTCGGGTGGCAAGGGCGCCAACCAGGCGGTCGCCGTGGCGCGGCTCGGCCATCCTTGTGTGCTCCTGGGAGCTGTTGGCGAAGATCTGTTTGGTCAGGAGTTGTTGGCAACGCTGCGTCGCTATGGTGTCGACACCGCAAGAGTCACTCGTGTTCCAGGCCCGAGCGGTACTGCCAGCATCGCTGTGAGCGCAACCGGAGAGAATTCCATCATAGTCACTCCAGGCGCGAACGCGCACGTCACTACCGACTACCTCATGCGAAATAAGGAACTGATTCGCGAAGCCGGGATCGTCTTATCCCAACTCGAAATCCCGATCGAAACTGTACAAGCGCTCGCGCTTCTCTGCTCGGAACACAAGATTCCGCTGATGCTCGATCCGGCGCCGGCGCGTACATTGAACTCTTCCATTCTGAAGAATGTGCAGTGGTTCACGCCAAATCAAACGGAAGCCGAATTCTATGCCGGCGACGGAAGTCCCGAAGAGATTCTCAATCGACTTTTTTCGTATGGCGTTCGAAAAGTCGTACTCAAGCGAGGCGCAGACGGCGCAATGATCGCAGCTGCCGATGGAACGCGGTGCAGGGCTGAAGCATTTAAGGTTGCTACCCGCGACACGACTGCCGCGGGAGATGCGTATAACGGCGCGTTTGCAGTTGCGCTTATGAGGGATTATGCGATCCATGAGTGTGCGCGTTTTGCGGCTGCAGCCGCAGCGATATCGGTCACCCGCCATGGTGCTCAACCATCGTTACCTACGCAGGACGAAGTTGAGGCTCTCCTTGAGAGCGTTTCTGAAGCTTCAGTTTCCGACAACTAG
- a CDS encoding TIM-barrel domain-containing protein yields the protein MLERNGRVISLEPYAPNILRVTMSVDRASATSAPGYGIAGTPSSEGWVHERDAEGRDLFRSARMIVRVTSGDLPKEKLPQPLPLDALNRELREPYFGGSNGRGPYEDSLLVTTPQGKMLLRMNTWRMTPGEAEAGAKTYRVAATFDSPSDEHYYGLGQQQKGWMDLRDHQVRCWHDYGAIGGEDVCVPFMVSTRGYGLIWDNPSKTTVDLGFNNRNVWSSEVGDRVSYFVIAGNATDEIYQGYRSLTGVAHLLPKAAYGYIQSKAIYPTQEQILDVAKNYRDRKLPLDVLVVDFLNMTRQGELDLDPNRWPNPAAMNRELHAMGVNTLLSVWPHFAQGTQFYDMLLSKGWLVHTRDGKPDLGAFKDVIGPNLDTTNPEAAKWFWEQIRDRYVKPYGFDYIWLDETEPDIDPAKDVFSIGSGTRFYNIYPLFHTASVYEGFRRDFGDSRRVMILARAAYLGAQRNGTVFWSSDIVSTWDMLKRSIPAGLNFTASGMPYWDTDIAGFFSPRIPADYHAEHKPLIDGSDARDTIDNYEDYPELFVRWFEWGAFHPVMRAHGERKHNEVWSYGKQAEPVLAKYLKLRYQLLPYTYSIAYRSYQTGAPYMRALFMDFPNDPNALNIPDEYMYGPAFLVAPVTEQGATQRKVYLPAGCDWYNYWTNERLHGGQTITADAPIDVLPLFVKAGSIVPLGSEVQSTHQQQTITSVRVYSGADGSFILFQDDGTTYTYEKSGGFITKLTWDNAAHNLKHEGAPAWTGSDRSAVTVIGK from the coding sequence CAACGAGCGCTCCCGGATATGGCATTGCCGGAACGCCATCATCAGAAGGATGGGTGCATGAACGCGACGCGGAGGGCCGCGACCTCTTCCGATCAGCCCGCATGATAGTTCGCGTCACTTCGGGAGATCTTCCGAAGGAGAAGTTGCCGCAGCCGCTGCCGTTGGATGCCCTCAACCGTGAGCTACGCGAACCTTACTTTGGCGGGAGCAATGGCCGCGGCCCTTACGAGGACTCGCTTCTGGTGACAACCCCGCAAGGCAAAATGCTTTTGCGCATGAATACCTGGAGGATGACTCCCGGAGAAGCTGAAGCCGGCGCAAAGACTTATCGAGTAGCAGCTACATTCGACTCGCCCTCGGACGAACACTACTACGGACTAGGACAGCAGCAGAAAGGCTGGATGGATCTTCGCGATCACCAGGTCCGCTGCTGGCATGACTACGGCGCAATTGGAGGCGAGGACGTTTGTGTACCGTTCATGGTATCGACTCGGGGCTATGGCCTGATATGGGACAACCCGTCGAAAACTACGGTGGACCTTGGATTCAACAATCGCAATGTCTGGTCGTCGGAGGTGGGAGACCGCGTCTCGTACTTCGTAATCGCAGGCAATGCCACCGACGAGATTTATCAAGGTTATAGGTCGCTGACGGGCGTTGCACATTTACTCCCGAAGGCCGCCTATGGATACATCCAGAGCAAAGCAATTTATCCGACGCAAGAACAGATTCTGGACGTAGCGAAGAATTATCGCGACAGGAAGTTGCCACTAGACGTGCTGGTGGTCGATTTCCTGAACATGACCAGGCAAGGCGAATTGGATCTCGACCCCAACCGTTGGCCCAATCCAGCCGCAATGAATCGCGAGCTGCATGCCATGGGCGTGAATACGCTGTTGAGCGTATGGCCACACTTTGCACAAGGCACACAGTTTTACGACATGCTGCTGAGCAAAGGATGGCTGGTGCATACGCGCGACGGAAAGCCCGATTTGGGGGCCTTCAAGGATGTTATCGGGCCGAATCTCGATACCACGAACCCTGAAGCAGCAAAGTGGTTCTGGGAACAGATTCGCGACCGCTACGTGAAACCGTACGGGTTTGATTACATATGGCTGGATGAAACGGAGCCGGACATCGACCCTGCGAAAGACGTGTTCTCTATCGGTTCCGGAACCCGCTTCTACAACATATATCCTTTATTTCACACTGCGTCAGTGTATGAGGGTTTTCGCCGGGACTTTGGTGACAGCCGCAGAGTCATGATCCTGGCTCGCGCGGCTTACCTCGGCGCTCAGCGGAACGGCACGGTGTTCTGGTCGAGCGACATTGTTTCAACCTGGGACATGCTGAAGCGCTCGATTCCCGCGGGGCTCAATTTTACGGCAAGTGGAATGCCATATTGGGACACGGACATCGCCGGGTTCTTCTCCCCACGCATTCCGGCCGACTACCACGCAGAGCACAAGCCTTTGATCGATGGGTCGGATGCGCGCGACACCATCGACAACTATGAAGACTATCCCGAGTTGTTTGTGCGCTGGTTCGAGTGGGGCGCATTTCATCCTGTCATGCGTGCGCATGGAGAGAGAAAACACAATGAAGTGTGGTCATATGGGAAGCAGGCTGAACCCGTTCTTGCGAAGTATCTGAAGCTCCGCTATCAGCTGCTGCCATACACGTACTCAATTGCTTATCGCAGCTACCAAACAGGCGCTCCGTACATGCGAGCGCTCTTCATGGATTTTCCCAATGATCCGAACGCCTTGAATATTCCCGATGAATACATGTATGGCCCAGCTTTTCTGGTCGCTCCTGTAACCGAGCAGGGCGCGACCCAGAGGAAGGTTTATCTACCCGCGGGCTGCGACTGGTACAACTACTGGACGAATGAACGCTTGCACGGTGGCCAGACGATCACGGCAGACGCTCCCATCGATGTTCTTCCGCTGTTTGTAAAAGCGGGCAGCATCGTTCCTCTTGGATCGGAAGTGCAGAGCACCCATCAGCAGCAGACGATCACTTCAGTGCGCGTGTACTCGGGGGCGGATGGGAGTTTCATCCTGTTTCAGGATGACGGGACAACATACACGTATGAGAAGAGTGGCGGCTTCATCACGAAACTGACTTGGGACAACGCTGCACATAACCTCAAACATGAAGGTGCTCCGGCGTGGACTGGATCGGATCGGTCTGCAGTAACTGTAATAGGCAAATAG